A single Botrytis cinerea B05.10 chromosome 1, complete sequence DNA region contains:
- the Bcprx4 gene encoding Bcprx4, translating to MAEERPTPLRLGSIAPNFKAETTTGPIDFHEFIGDKWVVLFSHPEDYTPVCTTELGAFAKLEPEFTKRGVKLIGLSANTIESHGGWIKDIDEISGSKLTFPIIGDKERKVAYAYDMLDHQDITNVDSKGIAFTIRSVFIIDPKKTIRLILSYPASTGRNTAEVLRVVDSLQTGDKHRITTPINWVPGDDVIVHPGVKNEEAKTLFPEFRIVKPYLRFTPLPKEKTSAAE from the exons ATGGCTGAAGAGAGACCCACCCC CCTCCGTCTAGGATCCATCGCCCCAAACTTCAAGGCAGAGACCACTACCGGCCCAATCGATTTCCACGAGTTTATTGGTGACAAGTGGGTTGTCTTGTTCTCCCACCCTGAGGACTACACACCCGTCTGCACTACTGAACTTGGTGCTTTCGCCAAACTCGAGCCAGAATTCACCAAGCGTGGCGTGAAGCTCATTGGTCTTTCCGCAAACACCATTGAATCACACGGTGGATGGATCAAGGACATCGATGAGATCTCCGGAAGCAAGCTTACTTTCCCAATCATTGGTGACAAGGAGCGAAAGGTCGCCTATGCATATGACAT GCTCGACCACCAAGATATCACCAACGTTGACTCTAAGGGTATTGCATTCACTATCCGATCTGTTTTCATCATCGACCCCAAGAAGACAATCCGCCTCATTCTCTCTTACCCAGCTTCCACCGGTCGCAACACTGCCGAGGTTCTCCGTGTTGTTGACTCCCTTCAAACCGGTGATAAGCACCGCATCACCACTCCTATCAACTGGGTTCCAGGTGATGACGTAATTGTCCACCCTGGTGTCAAAAATGAGGAGGCCAAGACCCTCTTCCCAGAATTCCGCATCGTCAAGCCATATCTTCGATTCACTCCTTTGCCAAAGGAGAAGACATCTGCTG